In Leptospira levettii, the genomic window GTGGAATTACCCTCTTTTTTCTCGTAATGAAACTCGTTAGCCCAATGGCCTTTTTTCCCAAAACCAGATTCAGGAGAAGGTGTATCCCCTACCAAGTTAGGAATAAAATCCAAAGTTTCCCAAGGAACTTGTTTCCCTAAAAAATTTTCTTTAGCAAGGAAAGAACGCCACTGTTTCGAAAGGCCTCTCACTTGGAGTTTTGGTAACTCTAAATCTTCCCGAATGAAACCGCGAAGGGTCAAAAATCCAAGAAAACCCAACTGGACCTGTGAAATGGATTGGAAATCCCAAATTTCTTCCTCTTTCAGAGGGGATAAAAACAAGGAATCCATGGCATAAAAATCTTGGTGTTGGTATGGGTAAAATACCCCAGATTGGGAAGAAACGACTGATCCATCTAAACGATTCACAATAGAAGTATCGACGGACTTTGGAAAAGAGAAGAGTAAATTCCGCCCCTTCATTCGAGGCGGAAATCTTTACTTGCAAGGCGAGAAATTAGTCACTAGCGTAAAGTGCAGTAATTTTATCTTTGTATTTCTCAGTGATCAAATGGCGTTTCATTTTAAACAGGTTAGTCAATTCATCACCCACTTCAAATGGTTTTGTGATCAGGATGAAAGGAGTCACTTGTTCAAAAGACTTAAATCCAGTTTTGGTATTGTTCAGTGCTTTGATTTCTTTTTTGTAGAAATCGAGGACTTTTGGGTTTTCAATGAGTTTCTGTTTATCAGTTTCTCCGATACCATTTTCCTTAGCCCATGCCGTTAACTGTTCAAAATCAGGGACAACGATGGCACCTAAATTCTTTTGGTCTTGGCCAATCACCATACACTGTGAAATAAAAGGTGACTCAGTGAGTTTGTCTTCAATCGGAACTGGCTCAACGTTTTCACCACCAAGAAGAACCACTGTGTCTTTCGCACGGCCTGTAATGGTAAGGGTTTTTTTGAAATTGAACATTCCAATATCACCAGTGTCCATCCAACCATCTTTCAGAACTTTTGCTGTGGTTTCTGGGTTTTTGTAGTACCCTTTCATCACTTGAGGTCCACGGATGTGGATGACACCACGTTTGCCATAGGCTCCTGAAACCAATTTTTGGTTTGCATCAATGTGTGTGAGAACCTTTCCCAAATCATCTCGGATTTGTAATTCAGTCTCAGGAGTGATCACTCCAACGGAACCTTGTACCAATCGTTTGAAAGTTCGAACTGAAATCACAGGAGAAGTTTCTGTCATTCCGTATCCTTCCAATACATTGATTCCAATATCATTGAAGAATGCATCAACGTGTCTTTGTAAAGCACCACCACCAGAAACAGAAGCTTTTAACTCACCACCAGTTGCCTCACGAATTTTCGAAAGGACAACCAAATCGAGTAAAAAGTAAGGAATTGCTAAAACGATAGCAACCGTTAGATAGTATACACCTTTAAAAAGGGAAACGATCGGATTTCGCCCAACGTAATCAACTTGGTTTCCTTTTAAAAACCGAGTCGCTGCATTGAAGTGTTTTGAGAAAAAATAAGCCAAATTGAAAAGACCTCTGCGGATTGCAGGTGTTTGTTTTGGATCATTGATTCTTGTATAAATACCATTATAGATACTTTCCCAAAGTCTAGGAGCAGATGCCATAAACGTGGGTTTTGCTTTTTTCATATCATCACGAAGGTCACGAACATTCGTATAATACGTAGCACATCCCGCAGCAATCGCAAGGTATTCGAAAACTCGTTCAAATACGTGCCATACTGGCAGAATAGATAACATTCGTTCGTCGGCCTTGATTTCAATCATACTACCAAGAATGACTCTTGTTTGGTGGAGCATGTTACTGTGTTTTAACATAACCCCTTTTGGCATACCAGTTGTTCCTGAAGTATAAATGATGGTAAAAAGGTCATCAGGAAGAATGGATTTCATTCTTTCTTCTGCTTTTTTGGAACCTTTAGCTCTCAGTTCTTTCCCTTTTTCAATCAGGTCATACATTTTTAAGACACCAGTTGCTGTGGATTTTTTATCCATCACAATGAGTGTTTTTGCAAATTCTAGTTGGGAACGGTTCTTTTGGAACTTTTCCAACATTTTATCATTTTCTAAGAAAACAACTTTTGCTTCACAATGATTGAGAATATAAACAATTTCGGAATCGGTAATATCGGTTCCGCGTGGAACATCAGCAGCACCTGCCATCAAAATTCCATAATCGGAAACAATCCATTCCAATCGGTTATCGGCAAGCAATGCTACATTTTCTTTCGCATTCACACCTAAATCAATTAGAGCTTCTGCTAAGTTGATACCAAGATCATACACTTCTTTGAAGGTGACTGGTTTATAAGACTTCGATTCGTCTTTACTAACGAACGCGGGGCGGTTCCCAAATTTTTCAGCACTCTGCTGGAAGAGTTCGGGCAAATTGGCTGGCATGATTCTGACTCCTTTCTGAAAAGAAAACGGTAAAAGGTATCTTTAAGGGACTTTTTTAACGAACATGAGTCAAGACATTTTCATTCTTGCCATTGAAATCAAGGAACCCGCAAATATTTGTTTGGCATTGCACAATTATGGCAGATCAGACTTTGCCCAAACATGAGAACGGATGACGAGCCCTGTTAGGTCTTCTTTTTCCAAGCCGTACTGACGGTACACAATTTTTCCAGAACGATCAAAAACAAGAACACAAGGTATCCCTTCCACTTTGTAAAAATCTGTCATTTTCCAGTCTTTATCAAGTAAGGTGGGATAACTCATCTTCAATCGAATCATATCCTTTTTAATTTTGTCTAGTGGTTCTGTAGTGTCTGTGTTGATCCCTCGAAAAATAAAATCCGTCTCGGAAACCGAGTGTTTCCATTCGTTGATCGTGGGTACTGCTTTTGCGCATGGTTCACACCAGGTGGCCCAAAAATCCAAAACAATCACTTTGCCTTTCCAATCTGACAAAGTCTCAGTGGTTCCCATAATTGTTGGAAGTGGGTCTGGATAAAAATCTACTTTTACTGCTTCTGGTTTACAAAAAAAGAAAGAAAGGAAAACAAGAAGATAAAATCTGGAAGATATCAATTGGGAGAATACGGTTTTACTTTTTGGAATCATTGATTTATAACTACTTCTCCAACTTAGACGAATGGAATCTTTACGTAAAGGGAAACTGGAAAGGTAAAGGAATTTCGATGATCCCTTCATTCAGAGAACCTTATGAATCTGGTGATGAAACCCTTGTTATATGGAAATTTCAAGAAAATCAAATCAAATCCGTTTTTTCTCGAGGAAAATCCAAATACCACTTCCATTGGTCAGTGGAAGGTGACATCCTTTGTGACCGTATCAAACTATTCGCCAATGATGAAGATTGGGAATGTGAAATCCAGGCCATGACCAAGGAACGATTTCATTTACATGTGGTCCCCAAACAAGACAAAACTAAAATTCTATTTTCAGGTGTAGTGACAAAAAAGAAGGGGATTTTATCCTTCTTCTAAAACGGATCTAAACACAGATTCTGTGATTTTAGCTGCATTTTCCCAACGAAATTCATCAATCGAAACATTCACTGGAGATGGATTTTGAAATAAAAGATCAATTGTCTCTGCCCATCGTTTTGTATCCTCTTTCGAGTGAATGGGTAAATAACAAACATCGTCTTTACCAATTTCATGAAAGGTAGGAATATCGGAAACAATACATGGGACCTTATGAAATAAAGCTTCCACCATCGGAATTCCAAATCCTTCATATTTACTCGCAAAAACAAATAGTCCAGCTCGTTTGTAAACATGTTGCAATTCCGAATCGGAAACTGAATCCAAAATAAAAATATCCTTATAAAGTGTTCTTTCTTGGATTAACTCCTCAATGAATTCGGGAGATTCCCATCCGATTTTTCCAACAATCACCCATGGTCTGTAGTGGTGGGGATTTTTTTTTCTGTATTCTCGATATACTTCTAATAAAAAAGGATAATTTTTCCTAGGTTCGATTGTGGAAACAGACAAAAGATAACCAGTCCCTAAGTCTTTCACTCGGTTTGACATGGGTGTGTCTAATAACTTTGTCATTTCCACTGGATTCACACCTGGATACGCAACTCCAGTTTTTTGAACTGGGTAATCAAATTTTTTACACATATCATCACTTGTTTGTTTGGATATGGATAAAATAAAACTAGATCGCATAACGGAATAACGTTGGAACAATCTTTGTTGTAACCTTGCAATCCAACGCATCGTATTTGGATATAAATATAATACCAAATCACAATAGGTAAGAACTGCCTTGAGTTCCCTTGGCAAAAATGGCGGCAGTACTTGTTGTGAACCCCAAAACAAATCCAATCGATGGGTTAAGAGATAAAAAGGTATGTAGAGATTAAAATACAATCCACCTTTCCATTTCAAAAAACCTCCACCTTCTACCCACTTAACATTTTTTAACCCAAGGACTGCTTTATGGTCAGGATGTATTGGCAAATGTGAAAACAATAAAAACTCATATTTTTCCTGGTTGGGGAAAGCTTTTAAGGTTTC contains:
- a CDS encoding LIC11631 family protein — translated: MKGRNLLFSFPKSVDTSIVNRLDGSVVSSQSGVFYPYQHQDFYAMDSLFLSPLKEEEIWDFQSISQVQLGFLGFLTLRGFIREDLELPKLQVRGLSKQWRSFLAKENFLGKQVPWETLDFIPNLVGDTPSPESGFGKKGHWANEFHYEKKEGNSTSLFFIATKKQSETDVAISDLMKDFLLYSQTNHYLERAYIRKENSSYFYLNAKETNPRVFYRENTSEFPSFLFLVAELKNKTVILPN
- a CDS encoding AMP-dependent synthetase/ligase, with protein sequence MPANLPELFQQSAEKFGNRPAFVSKDESKSYKPVTFKEVYDLGINLAEALIDLGVNAKENVALLADNRLEWIVSDYGILMAGAADVPRGTDITDSEIVYILNHCEAKVVFLENDKMLEKFQKNRSQLEFAKTLIVMDKKSTATGVLKMYDLIEKGKELRAKGSKKAEERMKSILPDDLFTIIYTSGTTGMPKGVMLKHSNMLHQTRVILGSMIEIKADERMLSILPVWHVFERVFEYLAIAAGCATYYTNVRDLRDDMKKAKPTFMASAPRLWESIYNGIYTRINDPKQTPAIRRGLFNLAYFFSKHFNAATRFLKGNQVDYVGRNPIVSLFKGVYYLTVAIVLAIPYFLLDLVVLSKIREATGGELKASVSGGGALQRHVDAFFNDIGINVLEGYGMTETSPVISVRTFKRLVQGSVGVITPETELQIRDDLGKVLTHIDANQKLVSGAYGKRGVIHIRGPQVMKGYYKNPETTAKVLKDGWMDTGDIGMFNFKKTLTITGRAKDTVVLLGGENVEPVPIEDKLTESPFISQCMVIGQDQKNLGAIVVPDFEQLTAWAKENGIGETDKQKLIENPKVLDFYKKEIKALNNTKTGFKSFEQVTPFILITKPFEVGDELTNLFKMKRHLITEKYKDKITALYASD
- a CDS encoding TlpA family protein disulfide reductase — its product is MIPKSKTVFSQLISSRFYLLVFLSFFFCKPEAVKVDFYPDPLPTIMGTTETLSDWKGKVIVLDFWATWCEPCAKAVPTINEWKHSVSETDFIFRGINTDTTEPLDKIKKDMIRLKMSYPTLLDKDWKMTDFYKVEGIPCVLVFDRSGKIVYRQYGLEKEDLTGLVIRSHVWAKSDLP
- a CDS encoding glycosyltransferase family 4 protein, with protein sequence MVKTYKIGLDARPLSTRVSGIGRLIAETLKAFPNQEKYEFLLFSHLPIHPDHKAVLGLKNVKWVEGGGFLKWKGGLYFNLYIPFYLLTHRLDLFWGSQQVLPPFLPRELKAVLTYCDLVLYLYPNTMRWIARLQQRLFQRYSVMRSSFILSISKQTSDDMCKKFDYPVQKTGVAYPGVNPVEMTKLLDTPMSNRVKDLGTGYLLSVSTIEPRKNYPFLLEVYREYRKKNPHHYRPWVIVGKIGWESPEFIEELIQERTLYKDIFILDSVSDSELQHVYKRAGLFVFASKYEGFGIPMVEALFHKVPCIVSDIPTFHEIGKDDVCYLPIHSKEDTKRWAETIDLLFQNPSPVNVSIDEFRWENAAKITESVFRSVLEEG